The DNA segment ATGACTGCGTTCATGGTGCCCTCAGGTTCGCAAGTAAACGGACCACGCATCGGCTTGTTCCGCGATTTCGGCTCAATCCGGTCGTGCTTAACTGCATACTGTCGATGCCGCACCCTGATCCAGTCGGTCGAGACTGGCCCCGCGACGACCACGTTCGTACGGATCGAGGCATGCGGGCGCGCGCAGCACAAACCAAAACGAGTGCCTTCGCGAAAAAAGCAAAAAGCATCTCCGCTGTCTTAGCTGCGATTTGCGGGCGCGAACAATCGTTCGCGCCCGCTGCTTTTCCACTGTCGCTATTTCACCGGTATCATAAGGTGGGCGTAAGGAGTGCCTGCCCACATCACATACGGCCGGGAGGTGTCGGGCTTGGGGTCCGTCGGATAGCCTTGCATCATGTCCGTCGCATTGACGATCATGACATGCGGGCCGGTTTCCACCCAGTTGTTACCCTCTTCAGGTTTTGTCGCGTAAGGATCGGTGTTGCTTCCGTCGCTACCGCCGGCCAGCATGTACATGAAGCCTACCTTACCTTTGGGCGGCTCCTTCTTTTGCATCCAAGCCGTCGCCCATTCCATCGCATTGGCATCGCCGCACATCGGGTCCGGGCCAGGCGTGTTCGGATTGTCCGGCATGCACCAGAAGCCGTTCGTGCCCTCCCTCAACGTGCGCATACTACCCTTCTCGTCCATGACGTGGATCGCAGCGCCGCTTGCTACCGCAGCGGGCGCAGCGGATTCAGCATTTTTGATCAGTGCAGCGTCGTCGGGGGCTGCGTCGGCGGCGACGCCCTGCACTGCAACTAAACTGCTTGCTGCTAACAGAGCAGCGGCCGTTAGAAGCCTTTTCATGGCCGTTCTCCCGGATCGCATTCATCGTTGTCATTGTATCGGCCGGCGGCTGTCCCGAGCCGCATTAGCCATAACTAAAATGATAGCAGATTGGGCGCACCCGAACAATTAATCAGGACAGGCCACGCGCCTGCGACGATCTGGTATCGTCCTTGCCTGTACGGCACCGATTTACCCATCTTTTCCGCGGCTGAACCAACGCAGCGACATGCAGGAGAGCCCTGCATCGATCTTGCCGATTTCCGTGGTCTTAAGCGGCACGACCTTGAAGCCCGCCTTGTCGAGCATGTCGATCGTGCGCGGGAAGTCGGCGCCGACCATGACGACGTCATTGACGCGGAGCGCATTGGCGGCCGCCTCCTCGCCCTCCGGAATGATGACCTGCTTGAATTTCTCGAAGACACCCGAGCGCGCCAGGCGGTTGGTGGAAAGCACGGTTTCGTCGTCGAGCAGCGAGCAATCGGTCTTGAAATGCAAAACGCCCTCGGGCGTCGCGACGATCTCGCTCTCGCGACCGAGCTTATCGAGGCAGCCCTGAAGCGCTTCGGCGCCTGCCTTGTCGGTGCGGGCCGAGAGACCAATCATCACGCTTTCGCGTGTCGTCAGCACGTCGCCGCCATCGGCATAGCCCGTGCCCGGCAGGTCGAGAACGGTGTCGAATATATCGCGCAGCGTCGGCTCGATCTCCTTGGTTTCGTTGACGCGGGTCGCCGCACCTGGACGCAGAAGGATCGCGCCTTCGGTGAAGACCAGCGCCGGGTCCTCGACGAAGATCGAGTCGGGGAAGGCTTCGAGCGCCGGCAGCACCGTCACCTTGACGCCCGCTTCACGCATTGCGTCGATATAGGCGTCATGCTCGGCCTTCACGCCCTCGTAAGTCGGATTGCCGCGATCGTCGGCGCGCAGGCCGTTGACGACGGACTGCGAAGGCGTACGGACAATGATGGAGTTGAACTCGTAGGCGGGGCGTGAC comes from the Sinorhizobium garamanticum genome and includes:
- a CDS encoding dimethylarginine dimethylaminohydrolase family protein; the protein is MPQSRPAYEFNSIIVRTPSQSVVNGLRADDRGNPTYEGVKAEHDAYIDAMREAGVKVTVLPALEAFPDSIFVEDPALVFTEGAILLRPGAATRVNETKEIEPTLRDIFDTVLDLPGTGYADGGDVLTTRESVMIGLSARTDKAGAEALQGCLDKLGRESEIVATPEGVLHFKTDCSLLDDETVLSTNRLARSGVFEKFKQVIIPEGEEAAANALRVNDVVMVGADFPRTIDMLDKAGFKVVPLKTTEIGKIDAGLSCMSLRWFSRGKDG